In the Desulfobacterales bacterium genome, one interval contains:
- a CDS encoding integron integrase, producing ILPEFQKFITQRKLAPKNQAPFYAHWVSRFLRFSNTQQDKPLVLRIQMFLDGLKKDEKVQDWQFEQADNAVKLYIHHFLSNNTSALSPNADTATEKKYPDVKTVQKKIREILRLKHYAYSTERTYTGWFLRFHAYLTGVKNKDLQTLSVDEMDVRDFLSHLAIKQRVSSSTQNQAFNALLFLFREVLNIDLHDLSKTVRAKRGPKLPAVLSQNEVRSLLDQLKEKDRLLVHIIYGTGMRLMEVARLRVQDIDFGSNSITVRAGKGDKDRTTVLPDAVKNKLTEHLAAVKKVHEQDLAKGFGEVYLPEALDKKYPNAAREWRWQYVFPSAALSVDPRSGKVRRHHISPSSIQKIVAAAVRKAGIPKHATVHTLRHSFATHLLMNGVNIREVQELLGHKNVETTMIYTHVLRNMSKAPISPLDTLLADEGLGSNR from the coding sequence CTATATTGCCGGAGTTTCAAAAATTTATCACCCAACGCAAACTAGCACCGAAAAACCAGGCTCCTTTTTACGCCCACTGGGTCAGTAGGTTCCTACGGTTTTCCAATACACAACAAGACAAACCATTGGTTTTAAGAATACAAATGTTCCTCGATGGTTTGAAGAAAGACGAAAAAGTTCAGGATTGGCAATTCGAACAGGCCGATAACGCTGTTAAACTTTATATCCATCACTTCCTGTCGAATAATACATCGGCGCTATCGCCGAATGCAGACACGGCAACCGAAAAAAAATACCCGGACGTCAAAACAGTGCAGAAAAAAATTAGGGAAATATTGCGCCTCAAGCATTATGCCTACAGCACGGAAAGGACTTACACGGGATGGTTTCTTCGCTTTCATGCCTACCTGACCGGCGTAAAAAATAAAGATTTGCAAACCCTGAGCGTCGATGAAATGGATGTCCGGGATTTCCTCAGTCACCTGGCGATCAAGCAGCGGGTTTCGTCTTCTACTCAAAATCAGGCCTTCAACGCGCTGCTGTTTCTATTCCGCGAAGTTCTCAACATCGATCTGCATGATCTCAGTAAAACGGTGCGGGCGAAAAGAGGTCCCAAGCTTCCTGCGGTACTGTCGCAAAATGAAGTGCGCAGTCTGCTCGATCAGTTAAAAGAAAAAGACCGTCTTTTGGTTCATATTATATATGGCACCGGCATGCGGCTGATGGAAGTGGCCAGGCTGCGGGTTCAGGATATTGATTTCGGATCGAATTCAATTACCGTTCGGGCAGGTAAAGGCGATAAAGACAGAACGACGGTTCTTCCGGATGCTGTAAAAAATAAACTGACAGAGCATCTGGCCGCAGTCAAAAAAGTCCACGAACAGGATTTAGCCAAAGGCTTTGGCGAGGTCTATCTGCCGGAAGCTCTCGACAAAAAATATCCGAATGCAGCCAGGGAATGGCGCTGGCAGTATGTCTTCCCCTCGGCGGCTCTCTCCGTTGATCCGCGTTCAGGCAAGGTGCGCCGTCATCATATCAGCCCCAGTTCTATCCAGAAAATTGTTGCAGCTGCAGTCAGAAAGGCCGGTATTCCCAAGCACGCCACTGTCCATACATTGCGCCATAGTTTTGCCACACATCTGCTGATGAACGGTGTGAATATCCGCGAAGTTCAGGAGCTTTTGGGCCACAAAAATGTTGAAACAACGATGATCTATACTCATGTGCTCAGAAATATGTCGAAAGCGCCGATAAGCCCGCTGGACACGCTCCTTGCCGACGAAGGCCTCGGCAGTAACCGCTAA